Part of the Methanocella sp. genome is shown below.
TAGCCCCGGCCTTCCGCCGAGCTGACGGAATACTCGGCGTACCGCACGTCGATGCCAGCTCTCATGGAATCGTTCACCGCCGCCCGTATCGTCGGGCCGGAATGCTCGCATATGGAACACAAAGGGCTATAGATGTACGTCACACGGACTGTATCGCCCCCGGCGCATATGCCCGCAGCGGGCGCCAGCAGCAGAAACGCCACTAAGGCAGCGGATATTGCGAACTTATAGTAAGAACGGAAACGCCTGAGGGTGTCGTCCCGGCTCGAAGGCATCAATTTTATTATGCGATATCCATCTATTTATAAAAAAACATCCTTATGAGCGACCGGCTTAACGGCCAAAAGCGCCTCTGCTAAGGTCTAAATAAATTGAGCGATATGTATGAGATATGCGCTGCATACTGGCGTGTGACCTGAAGGGCGGCATCGTGGTCAAAGGGGTCCGCGGGGAAAGGGACAAGTATGGCCCCATCGATCGGTCGAGCCTGGTCGTCGACACGTCGGGCCCCCTCGATGTTATCGCGAAAATACAGCCGAAGGAGACTTATATAGCCGACCTGGACCGTATCATGGGCGTGGGGGACAACTTAGCGGCCATAAAAACCCTTTCAGGCATGACCCGTACCATGGCGGACATCGGGGTTTCGAGCGTCGCGGACTTCGACCTGGCCGGAAGCGTTTCCGGCTCGGTCGTAGTCGGCACCGAGACGGCGCCGCTGGACGTTATCGAGCGCTGCCAGGGTCCCCGGGCCATAGTCAGCCTGGACATGAAGAACGGGAAGATGATGGGCCAGGACCCCGCCTTCCAGGCCGGGCCCATGCAAGTGCTGAAGCTGCTCAACCGGTTCGAGATCGGCGCGGTCATCCTGCTCGACGTCGGCCGCGTGGGCTCGGGCGCGGGCGTCGACGCGCAGTTCGTCACTTCGGCCGTATCGGCCAGCAAGCACGCTATAATCCTGGGAGGCGGCGTGAGGGGCGTCGAGGATTTAGAGTTGCTGGAGACGTGCGGCGCCTCCGGCGCCATCGTCGCCTCGGCCGTTCATGACGGCCGCATACCGCTGGACATGCTGAGGTATTGAATGGACGAGAAGGCATTCTACGACGAATTGGAGAAGTACGAGAACATACTGTTCTTATGCCATAAGAACGCGGACGTCGACTCGTTCGGGAGCGCGTACGCGCTCGCGCATATTTTCGGCGGCACGGTGGGCGTCCAGGACAGCCTCAGCACCATGGCCGAAATGCTCTCCGATCGTTTGAAAGTCGCCGCCGTCATCGACCCCGACCCGTCTAAATATGGCATCACCGTGGTCGTGGATACCTCCAGCCTCGTCCAGACGGGCTACCGGACGCTGGAAAAATGCGCCGTTATCGACCACCACGAGCCGGGAGACCTCGCGGGCACGTGCCAGTTCTCGCTCATAAGAAAAGCATCCGCCACTGCAGAGATCGTCCACGACATTTACGAAAAGAGTGGCCATCCCATCGACGCTGACCTGGCTTTCGCCCTCCTGCTGGCCATCGTGACCGATACGGGCCACTTCCGCTACGCGCCCCCGCACTCGTTCGAGGTCGCCGCCCGGCTGCTCGAGGACGGCGGCATCCAGTTCTCCGACGTGCTTGACTTCCTGACCC
Proteins encoded:
- a CDS encoding HisA/HisF-related TIM barrel protein, with product MRCILACDLKGGIVVKGVRGERDKYGPIDRSSLVVDTSGPLDVIAKIQPKETYIADLDRIMGVGDNLAAIKTLSGMTRTMADIGVSSVADFDLAGSVSGSVVVGTETAPLDVIERCQGPRAIVSLDMKNGKMMGQDPAFQAGPMQVLKLLNRFEIGAVILLDVGRVGSGAGVDAQFVTSAVSASKHAIILGGGVRGVEDLELLETCGASGAIVASAVHDGRIPLDMLRY
- a CDS encoding DHH family phosphoesterase; this translates as MDEKAFYDELEKYENILFLCHKNADVDSFGSAYALAHIFGGTVGVQDSLSTMAEMLSDRLKVAAVIDPDPSKYGITVVVDTSSLVQTGYRTLEKCAVIDHHEPGDLAGTCQFSLIRKASATAEIVHDIYEKSGHPIDADLAFALLLAIVTDTGHFRYAPPHSFEVAARLLEDGGIQFSDVLDFLTQVPGDISCRIATLKAASRMTMIREGDHLVVTSMVSSFGAQSAASLVAIGADVAFVGSDLGREVRVSGRVKKGVALDIAVLLNDVGKKFGGSGGGHAAAAGLVVRGKVDADKVLDACVAEAVKKLKEL